The genomic DNA TGTCTGCTTCAATCTGCGTGGGGGCCTCAGTGACAGGGGTACCCCTCTCGAAGTGTGTTTCAGTTTTGGGCACAGCACCTTCCATTTTCCCACCCTCAGTTTCATCACTCTGGGAGGggatttcagttgttttttctctgcattgtgGCTCAACAAAGGGCACAGGATCTTTTGCTGTAATCTGCCTGCCATCCCCATCCCTCACACTCTGCTCAGcatctgcagctgcctctgagccaATTGCTTCTGAAGGAAGGGCAGAGGTTTTTACTTCGTTCTGCAGAGGAACCTCAGCAACAGcaacttctgtgctttcttctcCAAGGAGCACAGCatcatcttctttttcctctctctgggcAGGTGCCTTGCCAGGAACTCCTTTGGTACAAGTTTGCTCCTGAGAGTCTAAGTCAGGAATTTCATCTTGTCTTTCAGGTTTCATGGGGACCACAgtgacagctgcttctgtgcattCTGGTCCCATCGTGAGGGTTTTGCCCTCTCCTTCAAGCTGCACAGGCTCTTCAGGTGGAAGCCCCAAGGTAGAGGTTTCATACTCCATCTTGTCCTGCACCTGTGGAGAATTGCAACAGACCTGTGATAAAGGGTAGGAACAGGGAGTGACCAGAAGTGTTCTGCGtgaaaaagcaccagaaaaaacaagcagaggaGTATGGTTATGGGAAGAGCACGAGATGATGACACTGAGATCAGTGGGTCACCAAGATTCCAGCTCATGTTCAGTTTCTCAGGACACACAGCTCATTAAACAAAGGGCAGCCTAAAGCAAGGGATAACCAGCAGCACTTGAAACAAAGACTAAGCCAGCAAGTTGGTGGGGAGgtacagaggaaggcagggacaCATCAGCCACAAGAACTCCCGCACATTTAAAGCTGGAGATACTGGGGTCATTTATTTCCCCCGCTTTGCACAAGTACCTCAGCTACAATCGTACCTCTGCCTATGACTGAAGATACCACCTGCTATGTATGGTACCATATAGATCACATATGTATcacatattttcatataatatCTTCAGTCACATTGTGCTGTGCAGGAGCCCTCATTGCAATTGTTGCAGCACCTTCCGATCCACACAAACCATCTCCCACCCATTTCTGCAGGAATTGCATCCACCTCAATCTGCATACAAGCCTCAGTGGCTGCTGCTTATGgacatctgtgtgtctgtctcacTGGAAACAAACTTCAGTTGCCTCAGGCTGCACAAAAAAGGACCCTGGCAGTAATATTGCTACTACCTGGATCTAAAGTAGGTATAATAGCTAATGCTTGcggattttttcctttgacagaTGAACCTTGGTGTTATATGTAATACCTACCGCAGCGCGCACTCCTGGAATACATTCATCTCTTGCCTCATCTACTGCGAAATCCGTCATGGGtagtttttcttgttctgaagCCTCCTGCTTTGGAAATGGCTCTTCTTCAGGAGTGACTGCTTTGACAATGTGAGGGTCTCTGTCTTGTGATGAAGGTTCCTCTACTGTTCTCTGAGCTTCAGATATTTCTTCATGGCCTTCTACAACTGGTTCCTCACGTGCCTGACACTGGCTTTCCTCTCTAGATACATCTACATTTTCACatccttctgtgctttcttttgctcCAGCAGATAGTCCACTTCTCTCAGAACCTTCCAGAAGGACACTCTCTTCAAGTCCAGTTTGGTCCTGAATGCTCCCTGCACTTCCCAGTGCCTGGAGGTCATCTTTATGTTCCTCTTTTTTCAAGGACTGGTCAAGCAAAACAGTTGCCTGACCTACAACTTGCCCATCTTCAGCatcatctttcatttctgaatcaATTTCTTCTTGCACTGTTGTAATTACAGTTGTTGTCATGGTTCTTTCACTAACCAGCTGGGCTGCATCTGCTGACTTTACTCTTTCAGCAACTTCCTGAAgaactttttgtgtttgtttgtctaACTCTTTCAAATTTTGTTCAGTGGCCTCTACTTCTTGTACAGGTGTAACTTCCTCTGTAGTGTCTGGGGTTTCTAACAactgtgaaacagcagaaaccATCTCAGTTGTCTCCTCAGCAAGGGACACTTCCATTGTTCCTTCAGCACAGGAAGCTTCTGCTGTCTCTTCCAGAGCTGTCACTGCTTCGGAGGTTAGCTCTAGCTCACTTGCTGTGGTGTCATCACTTCGATCCTTTCTCATCTCTGGCTCTGTCTTAGCAGCTGCCACTGCTTCTTCCACAAGAACATCTGAttcaaatgttttctcagtttccgtctcttcctcttcttttgcctGCTCAATGCACTCTGTCAGAGCAGCAGATATCCAAGATGGTGACCTTTCTTCAATACTGCTGATtgccctttccccttccacaaCGGTAACAGTAACCACATGTACCAGCCCTTCATGTCCTTGCTCAATTCTTAGGCTCTCCTctaatttttctgctctctcttcctctgaggTTCGTTCTCTCATCGCTTCAGCATCTTTTGCTTGTTGGGCTTCCatcttttcctgctctgctgcttcgTATTCGGATAAAGGAACAACAGCTGGAATATCTGAatcttcttcagctgtttctgccaTGTCTTCTCTTGTTTGTTTAAGATGATTTGGCTCTGGCTTCCGATCTGACTTTTTCTTCCTACGCCTAGGCATCAGCTTTCTAAATGGAACCCATGATTCATCTTTTCCAGGCTCACCATCTGATGTTGAATGCTCCAGGCTGGATCCCACCACAGAGTCTTCAGTCCTCTCTTCCATTCTGGTTTTGGATTTCCTTCTTGGAGTGACTAACCTTTTAAAGGATTCCCATGTTGAAATACCTTCGCCCTCAGATGGGCTTCCGGCTTGTTCTGGGGAAGAATTCCCTTGTCCTTGATCACTCTCCTGAGAGCTGGTAAGAATTGCATCTGTTACTGTTTCTTTGGTCTGTCCAGGTTCTTCCACTTTTTGGCTTTCTTGAGCAAGTTTATGTTCAGTTTCTTCATCAGATGATGATGATTTCCTCCTGgctcttttctttgaagaaccTACACATATAAAAGCTTCCCAGGACACAGAGGTGTCAACCTTTCTTTTGGGCTCTTCCGTGGCTTTCTCTGGTTTCTGGTCCATcccattttctttgaattctccctgcttttcatcaacagcattttcagttGAAGACACTGCACCATCCTTTGTCTTatcaatttcttcttctttatcaCTTTCAGAAGGTCTTCTGACACGTTTCTTGGGAGTCACCATCTTTTTAAATGACGCCCAGGCTGTGACACTTTCTCTTTTTCGCTCCACATCTGAAGTTGcagcttcttcattttcagtgacttgcattccatctgcagatttttccaaagaaggaaTTTCATTCATCTCCTCAGGAGAAGAAGCAGAACTCTCCCCCTTCTGTTCCTCTGGGCTATCTGGGGAATCTGATAAGTGCTGAATTGGTTCACCCTGTTCCCCTAACTTAGattcttctcttttgcctttttgtttcttcccagacagtttttttaatccagtccCCGTAAAGAGTTTCTTTAAAGGGCTGCCTTGTGGTTTAGTTTTTTCTTGAGAAGACAACAGTTCAGCTTCATTTGTGATACCTTCTGGAGGCCTCTTTCCAGCTGCCTCTTCAGGAGTTATTTCTGTGGTTACTTCATCTGGTTTGACAGTATCAGTCATAACTATGCCAGTTTTTCCCTGTAGACCTTCATCAGTGGGTTTGATTGTCTGTTGATCATCCTCCGTGTCAACAGAACATTCAGAAGTAGAAAAGGACTTCAACTCAGGAGCACCCAGAGTCAGTTTTGTCTCATGCTCTTcgcttgctttcttctctgtggttCTATCTTGAGCTTCTCCTTGTGTGTCTAACTTTCCAGTTGTGTCTTCTGATGTGGGTGAAATTTTCAATTCTGCTTCCTCTATTTTTTCATCGGAAGTTTCTTTCCCCAGTGAAGaaggtttatttccttctcttccttcagattttttgaGCTCTTCACTAGAAAATTCAATAGCCAAAGATCCTGCTTCAAGTTTCTCTTCAGAAGccatttcatttttgtcctCTGTTTCACACTTGGCTCCAGTTGACTCCAGTTTTTCTCCCACAGGTAGTACTTCCGAGGACATTTTCAGTTCTCCGTTCACACTGTCAGTGATAACAGGTACCACTGACCTTGTTTTTAGTAGTTTCTCTGTCACCtcactttcctttcctccttcttcagttttttcttccttttgaccAAGATCTTCTGAGACTTCCACCAGGTTTCCTTCTTGATcaccttcttcagcttttttctccATCGCACTTTCTTTaacaactgctgctgctacatCCTCTTTTTGTCCCTGCTCATCATGCCTGATTAGCTCTTCCTTCTCACATGCTTCAGCTCCTATGGCTGCCACAGTCTTTTCTGACTCCTGCTTTTCACCTTCAGTTTGCTCCTTCTCGTGCACTTCAGCAGTTACTGCTGTCATGTTCTTCTCTTCATCTTGCTTCTCGAACTcagatttctcctccttttcactGGTTTCAGTTGTTAATGTTGAGCCctctttttcttgctcctcttcTTGTGGAGGAGACTGTAGTTCATCTTCTTTAGGCTTCctgaaactcttcttttttctaaatgcacTCCATCCCTGAGTAAAAAATCTTCTTAATGGTGATGTAGTATCAGTGGCTAAGGCAGCTGATTCAgaacaaatctcatttgctTCTGGTGTTTTAGGAGATTCAGgttctgtttgttcatttttcaatgTGTCTTTGGTGTTGTCTTCTGCACAGTATGCATCCTCAGGCATCGCTGTTTCTTCTGAGCTGACTTCTTTTTCATCACCAGCTCCTTCATGGACtcgtgtttctttttttacagtaagcAGCTGAACTG from Caloenas nicobarica isolate bCalNic1 unplaced genomic scaffold, bCalNic1.hap1 Scaffold_404, whole genome shotgun sequence includes the following:
- the LOC136002798 gene encoding A-kinase anchor protein 12-like, producing the protein GQTEHASVTLKEEAETMETSPSVASTKDGVDAEKDDDDDAYTVKQLPSSEEDAENLDQASEPQSYDLGFKKVFKFVGFRFTVKKEKTGKSEPVQLLTVKKETRVHEGAGDEKEVSSEETAMPEDAYCAEDNTKDTLKNEQTEPESPKTPEANEICSESAALATDTTSPLRRFFTQGWSAFRKKKSFRKPKEDELQSPPQEEEQEKEGSTLTTETSEKEEKSEFEKQDEEKNMTAVTAEVHEKEQTEGEKQESEKTVAAIGAEACEKEELIRHDEQGQKEDVAAAVVKESAMEKKAEEGDQEGNLVEVSEDLGQKEEKTEEGGKESEVTEKLLKTRSVVPVITDSVNGELKMSSEVLPVGEKLESTGAKCETEDKNEMASEEKLEAGSLAIEFSSEELKKSEGREGNKPSSLGKETSDEKIEEAELKISPTSEDTTGKLDTQGEAQDRTTEKKASEEHETKLTLGAPELKSFSTSECSVDTEDDQQTIKPTDEGLQGKTGIVMTDTVKPDEVTTEITPEEAAGKRPPEGITNEAELLSSQEKTKPQGSPLKKLFTGTGLKKLSGKKQKGKREESKLGEQGEPIQHLSDSPDSPEEQKGESSASSPEEMNEIPSLEKSADGMQVTENEEAATSDVERKRESVTAWASFKKMVTPKKRVRRPSESDKEEEIDKTKDGAVSSTENAVDEKQGEFKENGMDQKPEKATEEPKRKVDTSVSWEAFICVGSSKKRARRKSSSSDEETEHKLAQESQKVEEPGQTKETVTDAILTSSQESDQGQGNSSPEQAGSPSEGEGISTWESFKRLVTPRRKSKTRMEERTEDSVVGSSLEHSTSDGEPGKDESWVPFRKLMPRRRKKKSDRKPEPNHLKQTREDMAETAEEDSDIPAVVPLSEYEAAEQEKMEAQQAKDAEAMRERTSEEERAEKLEESLRIEQGHEGLVHVVTVTVVEGERAISSIEERSPSWISAALTECIEQAKEEEETETEKTFESDVLVEEAVAAAKTEPEMRKDRSDDTTASELELTSEAVTALEETAEASCAEGTMEVSLAEETTEMVSAVSQLLETPDTTEEVTPVQEVEATEQNLKELDKQTQKVLQEVAERVKSADAAQLVSERTMTTTVITTVQEEIDSEMKDDAEDGQVVGQATVLLDQSLKKEEHKDDLQALGSAGSIQDQTGLEESVLLEGSERSGLSAGAKESTEGCENVDVSREESQCQAREEPVVEGHEEISEAQRTVEEPSSQDRDPHIVKAVTPEEEPFPKQEASEQEKLPMTDFAVDEARDECIPGVRAAVQDKMEYETSTLGLPPEEPVQLEGEGKTLTMGPECTEAAVTVVPMKPERQDEIPDLDSQEQTCTKGVPGKAPAQREEKEDDAVLLGEESTEVAVAEVPLQNEVKTSALPSEAIGSEAAADAEQSVRDGDGRQITAKDPVPFVEPQCREKTTEIPSQSDETEGGKMEGAVPKTETHFERGTPVTEAPTQIEADSVSNVASICPDLPENGSTILTDTIAKKCETLSSLAEEETVEKEEKLAETSTCQDFQKEDNKNEHSMEGAKEVFEYGKGEAVRGAECSSAVQQEVLTVQEEGSDSAFPQARGLEALTVPVPVAAAAAEEHIMAETVTPADTTSETVQPLANTAEQMASEGVPVATIDFSGCGTAELGSAGAPEPQVSPTSMNGMLEEQERPQSTEQPKQNGIPLTHSLSLTHTEFEDVVQSVSTESRSTKIVLNAIETAVHKLAETEEPAAFEPEQCIKSTGKSPSGTNIPELLESTQVDHQIPVGTEEIWNNEQELQQSRIVKTATTAESAEIHVPVEKTKDMLLTSEVLEDGQSENSLTIVTSPEDISRGSERLQKSTLELSTSENSTKDPVGRIMEIPDQHTGQQMCRESEEQQHPLPVEDGKTQTWENDSCQEATSCDSPQSQNSVAPEALNMC